The Pseudomonas triclosanedens genome has a window encoding:
- a CDS encoding polysaccharide biosynthesis tyrosine autokinase, translating into MSVMPRSSLETFQDTRIDVAGLLRLLFDHKKMIIAVTGLFAVLGIFYAVVATPIYVSGAMIQIEQKKNGLNGTPEVINRPDSVSLAATEIELLKSRAVLGKAVELLKLDIVAKPRHLPLVGDYLARRFKPAPDQTLATPWLGLDSYGWGGEQIKVFQLDVPEEYLGEPLTLVADGGDAYHLLNADGELLLRGQLSKTIIEKGFTIEVDELVARPGTEFVLTRNRLLTTTLGYQKLLKVGEAGKDSGIVYLTLEDPDPQQADRILDKISHLYVLQNVERSSAEASQRLQFLRSQLPVVRLELERAEAAYNAYQTSAKSADISVETRGVLDQVVGIDNQLSELKLKRAEYDRLYTPSHPAYQALLKQMSSLDERKQQLQKRIQTLPATQQELLRLSRDMQVTRQTYTSLLNKAQEQDIIRAGTIGNVRVIDTAQANVEQPAKPMRKIIVLLATLFGFCLALGILFLRQAFYRGVENPEAIEQLGLSVLAAVPYSRQQERLEKERKGDLAGHTPKLLAAANPGDLANEALRSLRTNLHFALLEARNNVVMLTSPAPGAGKSFVSSNLAAIIAQSGQRTLLIDADMRKGYLHRVFGLTPRHGLSDALSAHRPLSEVILPTEVPELDFISCGFAAPNPSELLMHENFAQLLRDASALYDLVIVDTPPVLAVTDAALVGRLCGICLLVTRFGQSPASEIDTARRRLGQNGIHLQGAILNGVKRKASTAAYDYGAYAYRYDNRD; encoded by the coding sequence ATGAGTGTCATGCCCCGCTCGTCCCTGGAAACCTTCCAGGACACCCGTATCGACGTCGCCGGCCTGCTGCGCCTGCTGTTCGACCACAAGAAGATGATCATCGCCGTGACCGGGCTGTTCGCCGTTCTCGGCATCTTCTATGCGGTGGTCGCCACCCCGATCTACGTATCGGGGGCGATGATCCAGATCGAGCAGAAGAAGAACGGCCTGAACGGTACGCCCGAGGTCATCAACCGGCCCGACTCGGTGTCACTCGCGGCCACCGAGATCGAACTGCTGAAGTCGCGCGCGGTGCTCGGCAAGGCGGTCGAGCTGCTCAAGCTCGACATCGTCGCCAAGCCCAGGCACCTGCCTCTGGTGGGCGACTACCTGGCGCGGCGCTTCAAGCCGGCGCCGGACCAGACCCTCGCCACGCCGTGGCTCGGCCTGGACTCGTATGGCTGGGGTGGCGAGCAGATCAAGGTGTTCCAACTGGACGTGCCGGAGGAGTACCTGGGCGAGCCGCTCACCCTGGTCGCCGACGGCGGCGATGCGTACCACCTGCTCAATGCCGACGGTGAGCTGCTTCTGCGCGGCCAGTTGAGCAAGACCATCATCGAGAAGGGGTTCACCATCGAGGTGGATGAGCTGGTGGCCCGTCCGGGTACCGAGTTCGTGCTCACCCGCAATCGCCTGCTGACCACCACCCTGGGTTACCAGAAGCTGCTCAAGGTCGGTGAGGCCGGCAAGGACTCGGGCATCGTCTACCTGACCCTGGAGGATCCCGATCCGCAGCAGGCCGACCGCATCCTCGACAAGATCAGCCACCTTTATGTGCTGCAGAACGTCGAGCGCAGTTCCGCCGAAGCGTCCCAGCGCCTGCAGTTCCTGCGCTCGCAACTGCCGGTTGTTCGCCTGGAGCTGGAGCGCGCCGAGGCCGCCTACAACGCCTACCAGACCAGCGCCAAGTCTGCCGATATCAGTGTCGAGACCCGCGGCGTGCTGGATCAGGTGGTGGGCATCGACAACCAGTTGTCCGAGCTCAAGCTCAAGCGTGCCGAGTACGACCGCCTCTACACCCCGAGCCACCCGGCCTACCAGGCGCTGCTCAAGCAGATGAGCAGCCTCGACGAGCGCAAGCAGCAACTGCAGAAGCGCATCCAGACCCTGCCGGCCACCCAGCAGGAACTGCTGCGTCTCTCCCGTGACATGCAGGTCACCCGGCAGACCTACACCTCCCTGCTGAACAAGGCCCAGGAGCAGGACATCATCCGCGCCGGCACCATCGGCAACGTGCGGGTGATCGACACTGCCCAGGCCAACGTCGAGCAACCGGCCAAGCCGATGCGCAAGATCATCGTGCTGCTCGCCACCCTGTTCGGTTTCTGCCTCGCCCTGGGCATCCTGTTCCTGCGCCAGGCGTTCTACCGTGGCGTGGAGAACCCCGAAGCGATCGAGCAACTCGGGCTGTCGGTGCTCGCCGCCGTGCCCTACTCGCGCCAGCAGGAGCGCCTGGAGAAGGAGCGCAAGGGCGACCTCGCCGGGCATACGCCCAAGCTGCTCGCCGCGGCGAATCCGGGCGACCTCGCCAACGAGGCGCTGCGCAGCCTGCGCACCAACCTGCACTTCGCCCTGCTGGAAGCGCGCAACAACGTGGTGATGCTCACCAGCCCGGCGCCGGGCGCGGGCAAGTCGTTCGTCTCCAGCAACCTGGCGGCGATCATCGCCCAGTCCGGGCAGCGCACCCTGCTGATCGACGCCGACATGCGCAAAGGCTACCTGCACCGCGTGTTCGGCCTGACGCCGCGCCACGGCCTGTCCGATGCACTGAGCGCCCATCGCCCGCTGAGCGAGGTGATCCTGCCGACCGAAGTGCCGGAGCTGGACTTCATCTCCTGCGGCTTTGCCGCGCCCAATCCGTCCGAGCTGCTGATGCACGAGAACTTCGCGCAACTGCTGCGCGACGCTTCGGCGCTGTACGACCTGGTGATCGTCGATACCCCGCCGGTGCTGGCGGTGACCGACGCCGCGCTGGTCGGCCGGCTGTGCGGCATCTGCCTGCTGGTCACCCGTTTCGGCCAGAGCCCGGCCAGCGAGATCGATACCGCCCGCCGCCGCCTGGGGCAGAACGGGATTCATCTGCAGGGCGCGATCCTCAATGGAGTCAAGCGCAAGGCCTCGACCGCCGCCTACGACTACGGTGCCTACGCCTACCGGTACGACAACCGGGACTGA
- a CDS encoding glycosyltransferase yields MTASTVLVTLTYGDRLEYLEELLARAFREKDIACAIVVSNASVAELDQLFMLWPNRVQVIELDSNTGSANGYCVGIEAALKTGCEYIWLMDDDNAPAPGSFPLLKQRLLECVQHHGADRTAVLGFRPEHQADVVAGVPSRFITPPRSSYFGFHVHQLPYKLWRRTPWGRPRPRPVAPLLELPFAYYGGLLAHRQLIERIGLPRRELVLYADDTEYTFRINATGGHLYLVPEAGLDDLEHSWNIKERTSNIYETYLLGSSDLRAYYAARNQAWFDKNLWVRSPLMYRFNRWVFLRLLHFFARRHGREGRLELLLRAIRDGESGALGMSRAYPL; encoded by the coding sequence ATGACCGCATCGACCGTGCTGGTGACGCTGACCTACGGCGACCGCCTGGAGTACCTGGAAGAGCTGCTGGCGCGCGCCTTCCGCGAGAAGGACATCGCTTGCGCCATCGTCGTCAGCAACGCCTCGGTGGCCGAGCTGGACCAGTTGTTCATGCTCTGGCCCAACCGCGTGCAGGTGATCGAACTGGACAGCAACACCGGCTCGGCCAACGGCTACTGCGTGGGCATCGAGGCGGCGCTCAAGACCGGTTGCGAATACATCTGGCTGATGGACGACGACAACGCGCCGGCGCCGGGCTCGTTCCCTCTGCTCAAGCAGCGTCTGCTGGAGTGCGTGCAGCACCACGGCGCCGACCGTACGGCGGTACTGGGCTTTCGCCCGGAACATCAGGCCGACGTCGTCGCCGGGGTGCCGAGCCGCTTCATTACGCCGCCGCGCTCCAGCTATTTCGGTTTCCATGTCCACCAGTTGCCTTACAAGCTCTGGCGCCGTACCCCGTGGGGCAGGCCGCGCCCGCGCCCGGTGGCGCCGCTGCTGGAGTTGCCATTCGCCTACTACGGCGGGCTGCTGGCGCACCGGCAACTGATCGAGCGCATCGGCCTGCCGCGCCGAGAGCTGGTGCTGTATGCGGACGACACCGAATACACCTTCCGTATCAACGCCACGGGCGGGCACCTGTACCTCGTGCCCGAGGCCGGGCTGGACGACCTGGAACACTCCTGGAACATCAAGGAGCGCACCTCGAACATCTATGAAACCTACCTGCTGGGCAGCTCCGATCTGCGCGCGTACTACGCCGCACGCAACCAGGCGTGGTTCGACAAGAACCTCTGGGTGCGCTCGCCGCTGATGTACCGCTTCAACCGCTGGGTGTTCCTGCGCCTTTTGCACTTTTTCGCCCGCCGGCACGGCCGCGAGGGGCGCCTTGAACTGCTGCTGCGTGCCATCCGTGACGGCGAGTCCGGCGCGCTGGGCATGAGCAGGGCGTACCCGCTATGA
- a CDS encoding DegT/DnrJ/EryC1/StrS family aminotransferase — MINVTKTYLGDLEKFKAYVEKIYASGWITNHGPCVTELEERLQDYLGVRHVILTCNGTIALQVAYRALGVTGSAVTTPFSFVATSSTLQWESIRPRFADIDAQTWNLDPQLIEASLAPDTSAIVATHVFGNPCAVEEIQAVAQRNRLKVIYDGAHAFGSRYRDRSVLAWGDVSTLSFHATKLFHTIEGGAIVTSDDDLARQIRLMCNFGIADVDKIVGLGINAKLNEFSAAMGLCVLDDIETILAQREEIAARYTAALGGYYDLQIVQAGARQNNSYYPIGLRDEEQVLRVRAALNAVGVNPRRYFYPSLDTLDYLAPQQPQQLSRELSQRILCLPLYPSLPQEVQRAVIDVLLMESGRVAEAV, encoded by the coding sequence GTGATCAATGTGACCAAGACTTATCTGGGTGATCTGGAGAAGTTCAAGGCGTACGTGGAAAAGATCTATGCCTCGGGCTGGATCACCAACCACGGCCCCTGTGTCACCGAGCTGGAAGAGCGCCTGCAGGACTACCTGGGTGTGCGCCATGTGATCCTCACCTGCAACGGCACCATCGCCCTGCAGGTCGCGTACCGCGCGCTGGGCGTCACCGGCAGCGCGGTGACCACACCGTTCAGCTTCGTCGCCACCAGCAGCACGCTGCAATGGGAAAGCATCCGGCCGCGTTTCGCCGATATCGATGCGCAAACCTGGAACCTCGACCCACAACTGATCGAAGCCAGCCTGGCGCCGGACACCAGCGCCATCGTTGCCACCCACGTGTTCGGCAACCCCTGCGCCGTGGAGGAAATCCAGGCGGTGGCGCAGCGTAACCGGTTGAAGGTGATCTACGACGGCGCCCATGCCTTCGGTTCGCGCTACCGCGACCGCTCTGTGCTGGCCTGGGGCGACGTGAGCACCCTGAGCTTCCACGCCACCAAGCTGTTCCATACCATCGAGGGCGGCGCCATCGTCACCTCCGACGACGACCTGGCCCGGCAGATCCGCCTGATGTGCAACTTCGGCATCGCCGACGTGGACAAGATCGTCGGCCTGGGAATCAACGCCAAACTCAACGAGTTCTCCGCCGCGATGGGCCTGTGCGTGCTGGACGACATCGAGACCATCCTTGCCCAGCGCGAGGAGATCGCCGCGCGCTACACCGCCGCTCTGGGCGGTTACTACGACCTGCAGATCGTGCAGGCGGGCGCGCGACAGAACAACAGCTACTACCCGATCGGCCTGCGCGACGAGGAGCAGGTACTGCGCGTGCGGGCCGCCCTGAATGCCGTCGGGGTCAATCCTCGGCGCTACTTCTACCCGTCGCTGGACACCCTCGACTACCTGGCGCCGCAGCAGCCTCAGCAGCTTTCCCGCGAACTCAGCCAGCGCATCCTCTGCCTGCCGCTCTATCCGAGTCTGCCGCAGGAGGTACAGCGCGCGGTGATCGATGTGCTGCTGATGGAAAGCGGCCGGGTCGCCGAGGCGGTTTGA
- a CDS encoding GGDEF domain-containing protein produces MDEQNKMPVDQDEALLALLHSRAETQRLKEREQLFSALLASVNSVLWAFDWQAQRMVYVSPAYERIFGRSAALLLSDYNEWRNCIYPDDLEYAQSSMQDVLERGAIEQREYRILRADGEVRWLSDKCFVSQHSEAGLPLMIVGIADDITDKKHMETELHRLATTDVLTQSSNRRYFFDSAEQAFRDCKATSTPLAFLLLDVDDFKKINDVYGHQVGDVVLQRIAQCGAGALRRGDLFGRIGGEEFAVLLPGCDESMARQIGERLQREVQRLRFNEAEHYFSVTISQGLTLLQPDDQNLSALYSRADAALYQAKRTGKDRMVQA; encoded by the coding sequence ATGGATGAACAGAACAAGATGCCCGTGGACCAGGACGAAGCCCTGCTTGCGCTGCTGCACAGCCGCGCCGAGACCCAGCGCCTCAAGGAGCGCGAGCAGCTTTTCAGCGCGCTGCTGGCGAGCGTCAACTCGGTGCTCTGGGCTTTCGACTGGCAGGCCCAGCGCATGGTCTACGTCAGTCCCGCCTACGAGCGCATCTTCGGTCGCTCGGCAGCGCTGCTGCTGTCGGACTACAACGAGTGGCGCAACTGCATCTACCCGGACGACCTCGAATACGCCCAGAGCAGCATGCAGGACGTGCTGGAGCGCGGCGCCATCGAGCAGCGCGAATACCGCATCCTGCGCGCCGACGGCGAGGTGCGCTGGTTGAGCGACAAATGCTTCGTCAGCCAGCACAGCGAAGCCGGCCTGCCGCTGATGATCGTCGGCATCGCCGATGACATCACTGACAAGAAGCACATGGAGACTGAGCTGCACCGTCTGGCCACCACCGACGTGCTGACCCAGAGCAGCAACCGCCGCTACTTCTTCGACAGCGCCGAACAGGCGTTCCGCGACTGCAAGGCCACCTCCACGCCGCTGGCGTTCCTGTTGCTGGATGTCGACGACTTCAAGAAGATCAACGACGTCTACGGCCACCAGGTCGGCGATGTGGTGCTTCAGCGTATCGCCCAGTGCGGTGCGGGAGCGTTGCGTCGTGGCGACCTGTTCGGGCGCATCGGTGGGGAAGAGTTCGCGGTACTGCTGCCCGGTTGTGACGAGAGCATGGCGCGGCAGATCGGCGAGCGTCTGCAGCGGGAAGTCCAGCGGCTGCGCTTCAATGAGGCCGAGCATTACTTCAGCGTCACCATCAGCCAGGGGCTGACCCTCCTCCAGCCGGACGACCAGAACCTGTCCGCGCTCTACAGTCGAGCCGATGCGGCTCTGTACCAGGCAAAACGCACCGGCAAGGACCGCATGGTTCAGGCGTGA
- a CDS encoding glycosyltransferase family 2 protein, protein MDIRSELQILSNWPEAPEPLLSVVCLAYNQVNYIGRTLDSFLEQVTDFRFEVLVNDDASTDGTAEVIADYAARYPHIIKPIFHKENQYSKGLSHGLPVFRKARGRYIAYCEGDDFWTDPRKLQIQVDFLERNPDYVITYHDAYTFNEDGVLKPQQLTGKFRRDASRLELQQARPISTLTTCFRNVLTEMPAELLTTRMVDLCWWSLLGAYGKGKFLGEIRPAAYRVHKGGIFSMQADRVQQQMTLHTYYCLARYYQRIGDRALNEYFLVQVCRLSMASIPLPRKIEAFLLLVGNHGMNLLKRLNPIQAR, encoded by the coding sequence ATGGATATCCGCTCAGAGCTGCAGATCCTCTCCAACTGGCCGGAAGCCCCCGAACCACTGCTGAGCGTCGTGTGCCTGGCCTACAACCAGGTGAACTACATCGGCCGCACGCTGGACAGCTTCCTCGAACAAGTCACCGACTTCCGCTTCGAGGTGCTGGTCAACGATGACGCCTCCACCGACGGCACCGCCGAGGTGATCGCCGACTACGCCGCGCGCTACCCGCACATCATCAAGCCGATCTTCCACAAGGAAAATCAGTACTCCAAGGGCCTTTCCCACGGCCTGCCGGTATTCCGCAAGGCACGCGGCCGCTACATCGCCTACTGCGAGGGCGACGACTTCTGGACCGATCCGCGCAAGCTCCAGATCCAGGTCGACTTCCTCGAAAGAAACCCGGACTACGTGATCACCTATCACGACGCCTACACCTTCAACGAGGACGGCGTGCTCAAGCCGCAACAGCTCACCGGCAAGTTCCGCCGCGATGCCAGCCGCCTGGAGCTGCAACAGGCGCGGCCGATTTCCACGCTGACTACCTGCTTTCGCAACGTCCTCACCGAGATGCCCGCGGAGCTGCTCACCACACGCATGGTCGACCTCTGCTGGTGGTCGCTGCTGGGAGCCTACGGCAAGGGCAAGTTCCTTGGCGAAATCCGCCCGGCTGCCTACCGCGTGCACAAGGGCGGCATTTTCTCCATGCAGGCCGATCGCGTGCAGCAACAGATGACCCTGCACACCTACTACTGCCTGGCGCGCTACTACCAGCGCATCGGTGACCGGGCGCTCAACGAGTACTTCCTGGTCCAGGTCTGCCGCCTGTCGATGGCCTCGATTCCGCTGCCGCGCAAGATCGAGGCGTTCCTGCTGCTGGTCGGCAATCACGGAATGAACCTGCTCAAGCGGCTGAACCCGATTCAGGCGCGCTGA
- a CDS encoding glycosyltransferase family 4 protein — MKILFLNTLYAPYFGGGAEVMLQSMVEGLKRRGHEVQVLSTGPESGVQSESLNGVPVLRAGMRNLYWPFSGRRPGPLLRLAWHALDRYNRGMREVLADVLEQSEPDVVVCHNLSGWSIAVWDAIRDAGLPIVQILHDQYLICPRGMRFNKGRHCEQQCGSCALLRRSHAKASATVDVVVGVSRFQLDVLLDAGYFRDSRPHVIYNASPFAPQNDEPAVVAAHRPLRFGFIGTLAPNKGLEWLIDSFQETRCDASLLIAGRGDAEYVNALKSRADPRHVHFVGYRKAGDFFRTIDVAVVPTLSQEPFGLVALEACAHHVPVIASARGGLVEIVRDEFNGLLCEPDRPDSLRDAIQRLAQDPGLRLGLASRARASVESMLSVERMLDEYEALLRHTLLDRGVRHGSAIPVSTL; from the coding sequence ATGAAGATTCTGTTCCTCAACACGCTGTACGCGCCTTACTTCGGTGGCGGCGCGGAGGTGATGCTGCAGTCGATGGTCGAGGGTCTCAAGCGCCGCGGCCATGAGGTGCAGGTGCTGAGCACCGGCCCGGAATCCGGCGTGCAGAGCGAGTCGCTCAATGGTGTGCCGGTGCTGCGCGCCGGGATGCGCAATCTCTACTGGCCGTTTTCCGGACGCCGCCCCGGTCCGCTGCTGCGCCTGGCCTGGCACGCGCTCGACCGCTACAACCGGGGCATGCGCGAGGTGTTGGCGGATGTGCTGGAGCAGAGCGAGCCGGATGTGGTGGTGTGCCACAACCTGTCGGGCTGGTCGATTGCCGTGTGGGACGCGATCCGCGATGCCGGATTGCCCATCGTGCAGATACTCCATGACCAGTACCTCATCTGCCCGCGCGGGATGCGCTTCAACAAGGGCCGCCACTGCGAGCAGCAATGCGGCTCCTGCGCGCTGCTGCGGCGCTCCCATGCCAAGGCTTCGGCGACGGTCGATGTGGTTGTGGGCGTCAGCCGCTTCCAGCTCGACGTGCTGCTGGATGCCGGCTATTTCCGGGACAGCCGGCCCCACGTGATCTACAACGCTTCGCCGTTCGCCCCGCAGAACGACGAGCCGGCGGTGGTGGCGGCGCATCGGCCGCTGCGCTTCGGCTTCATCGGCACGCTGGCGCCCAACAAGGGGCTGGAATGGCTGATCGACTCCTTCCAGGAGACTCGCTGCGATGCGTCGCTGCTGATCGCCGGGCGCGGCGATGCCGAGTACGTGAACGCCCTCAAGTCGCGGGCCGATCCCCGGCACGTGCATTTCGTGGGCTACCGCAAGGCGGGGGATTTCTTCCGCACCATCGATGTCGCGGTGGTTCCCACGCTCAGCCAGGAACCGTTCGGCCTGGTGGCGCTGGAAGCCTGTGCCCATCACGTACCGGTGATCGCCTCGGCGCGTGGCGGGCTGGTGGAAATCGTCCGCGACGAATTCAACGGCCTGCTCTGCGAGCCTGACCGGCCCGACTCCCTGCGCGATGCGATCCAGCGCCTGGCGCAGGACCCGGGCTTGCGCCTGGGGCTGGCCTCGCGCGCACGGGCCAGCGTGGAATCGATGCTCAGCGTCGAGCGGATGCTCGACGAATACGAAGCCCTCTTGCGCCATACCCTGCTCGACCGTGGAGTCCGTCATGGATCTGCAATCCCCGTTTCCACGCTTTGA
- a CDS encoding WbqC family protein, translated as MVHIVSLMQPYLFPYLGYFQLIAASSLFILGDSLQYTRRGWINRNRLLVGGRPWQFSVPLEQGSRSQAINQRLLSEQMRLTSQRLLHTIRHAYHRAPCYAQVFPLVEEILENPERNLAHFTEHSIRRICRYLEIDTPIARFSDMGLAGDIDREQRLIHVVKRSGGNVYLNPEGGRHLYSPDVFHSHGVELRFLRMDEFSYRQFDDNFVPSLSIIDVLMFNQPDEMRRLLGRYSVDRPAPSPVVVRPGVEEYES; from the coding sequence ATGGTCCACATCGTCAGCCTGATGCAGCCGTACCTGTTCCCCTACCTGGGGTACTTCCAACTGATCGCCGCCAGCAGCCTGTTCATTCTCGGCGACAGCCTGCAGTACACCCGGCGTGGCTGGATCAATCGCAACCGGCTGCTGGTCGGTGGTCGCCCGTGGCAGTTCAGCGTGCCGCTGGAGCAGGGTTCGCGCAGCCAGGCGATCAACCAGAGGCTGCTCAGCGAGCAGATGCGGCTCACCAGCCAGCGCTTGCTGCACACCATCCGCCACGCCTACCACCGGGCGCCGTGCTACGCGCAGGTGTTCCCGCTGGTGGAGGAGATCCTCGAAAACCCGGAGCGCAACCTGGCGCACTTCACCGAGCATTCGATCCGGCGCATCTGCCGCTACCTGGAGATCGATACGCCGATAGCGCGGTTCTCCGATATGGGCCTGGCCGGCGACATCGACCGCGAGCAGCGCTTGATCCACGTGGTGAAGCGCAGCGGCGGCAATGTCTACCTGAACCCCGAGGGCGGCCGGCACCTGTACTCGCCGGATGTCTTCCATTCCCACGGCGTCGAGCTGCGTTTCCTGCGCATGGACGAGTTCAGCTACCGGCAGTTCGACGACAACTTCGTGCCCAGCCTGTCGATCATCGACGTGCTGATGTTCAACCAGCCGGACGAAATGCGGCGCCTGCTCGGCCGCTATTCCGTCGATCGCCCGGCGCCGTCCCCTGTCGTCGTCCGGCCTGGTGTCGAGGAGTACGAATCATGA
- the rfaH gene encoding transcription/translation regulatory transformer protein RfaH: MSATEPLHRWYLIQTKPHQELRAEENLARQGFACYRPVVGQGARPQPLFPGYLFIRLDQQHDNWFPIRSTRGVSRIVSFGPQPLPVADELVEDIRRRLLALPERPASRFQHGQTVRVRCAGACEVDAIFLCDDGAERALILLNLLQREQRVRVPLSRLSAADGEGWRA; the protein is encoded by the coding sequence ATGAGCGCCACCGAACCGCTGCACCGCTGGTACCTGATCCAGACCAAACCGCACCAGGAGCTGCGCGCCGAAGAGAACCTGGCGCGCCAGGGCTTCGCCTGCTACCGCCCGGTGGTGGGGCAGGGCGCGCGGCCGCAGCCGCTGTTCCCCGGCTACCTGTTCATCCGCCTGGATCAGCAGCACGACAACTGGTTCCCGATCCGTTCCACCCGGGGGGTGTCGCGCATCGTCAGCTTCGGCCCGCAGCCCTTGCCGGTGGCCGACGAGCTGGTGGAGGACATCCGCCGGCGTCTGCTGGCGCTGCCCGAGCGTCCGGCCTCGCGCTTCCAGCATGGGCAGACGGTGCGGGTGCGTTGCGCCGGTGCCTGCGAAGTGGACGCGATCTTCCTCTGCGACGACGGCGCCGAGCGCGCGCTGATCCTGCTCAACCTGCTGCAGCGCGAGCAGCGCGTGCGTGTGCCACTGAGCCGTCTTTCGGCGGCCGATGGCGAAGGATGGCGGGCCTGA
- a CDS encoding lipopolysaccharide biosynthesis protein: MARKRSLSMIRNTLLNYTGQAYAIVIGILIQPFYLGHLGAEAYGLIGFFAVLQTWLLLLDVGLSPALVRQVAHGRGMQGEAYSQASLLRSFELILLPLTLLSSLAVYAGSGWIAGHWLNVQTLSPQLVAQCVSLMGLLVALRLYGTLYRSALQGLELHGWINGINVFITTLRYFGGLFLVAEVSQDPLVFFEFQVAVSLLETLLLGGKAYLWMDVRLLTRFCWDTLRPVLPFALGMFFTSGLWIVLTQLDKVLLSSLLPLRDYGYFSLVALVSGGILSLVNPLAQGLLPRMTMLVAEGRHADMQQLYLNANRFVCVLMFPMVAVIAAHGHDLILAWSGDAEAARWCRPVLVWYVLGAGLMAVGSFQFYLQYAHGQLRMHVWYSVVSALVSIPLVIASAYLFGVVGVALCWFGLRLVAFLIWPAIVHRSFGDDLHAPWLRDTLQIAALSVAGLLLSEPFYALLARSGGRLSLLLALATCGLITLFLVGVGSAPALLRLFKPSHKPSV, from the coding sequence ATGGCGCGAAAGCGGTCGCTGTCGATGATCCGCAACACCCTGCTGAACTACACGGGGCAGGCGTACGCGATCGTCATCGGCATCCTGATCCAGCCGTTCTACCTCGGCCACCTGGGGGCGGAGGCGTATGGCCTGATCGGCTTCTTCGCGGTGCTGCAGACCTGGCTCCTGCTGCTCGACGTCGGCCTCTCGCCGGCGCTGGTGCGGCAGGTCGCCCACGGCCGGGGCATGCAGGGCGAGGCATACAGCCAGGCGAGCCTGCTGCGTTCCTTCGAGCTGATCCTGCTGCCGCTGACGCTGCTCAGCAGCCTGGCGGTGTACGCCGGCAGCGGCTGGATCGCCGGCCACTGGCTGAACGTCCAGACCCTCAGCCCGCAACTGGTCGCGCAGTGCGTCAGCCTGATGGGACTGCTGGTTGCCCTGCGCCTGTACGGCACCCTCTACCGCAGTGCGCTGCAGGGGCTGGAGCTGCACGGCTGGATCAACGGGATCAACGTTTTCATCACGACCCTGCGCTACTTCGGTGGCCTGTTCCTGGTGGCCGAGGTGAGCCAGGACCCACTGGTGTTCTTCGAATTCCAGGTCGCGGTGTCGCTGCTGGAAACCCTGCTGCTGGGCGGCAAGGCCTACCTGTGGATGGACGTGCGCCTGCTGACCCGCTTCTGCTGGGACACACTGCGCCCGGTTCTGCCGTTCGCCCTGGGCATGTTCTTCACTTCGGGCCTGTGGATCGTCCTCACCCAGTTGGACAAGGTACTGCTGTCGAGCCTGCTGCCGCTGCGCGACTACGGTTACTTCTCGCTGGTGGCGCTGGTCAGCGGCGGCATCCTCAGCCTGGTCAACCCGCTGGCGCAGGGCCTGCTGCCGCGCATGACCATGCTGGTCGCCGAGGGCCGCCACGCCGACATGCAGCAGCTCTACCTGAACGCCAACCGCTTCGTCTGCGTGCTGATGTTCCCGATGGTGGCGGTGATCGCCGCCCACGGCCACGACCTGATCCTCGCCTGGAGTGGCGACGCCGAGGCCGCGCGCTGGTGCCGGCCGGTGCTGGTCTGGTATGTGCTCGGCGCAGGCCTGATGGCGGTCGGCAGCTTCCAGTTCTACCTCCAGTACGCCCACGGCCAACTGCGCATGCACGTCTGGTACAGCGTGGTTTCCGCCCTGGTGAGCATCCCTCTGGTGATCGCCAGCGCCTACCTGTTCGGCGTGGTCGGCGTCGCGCTGTGCTGGTTTGGCCTGCGCCTGGTGGCCTTCCTGATCTGGCCGGCGATCGTGCATCGCAGCTTCGGTGACGACCTGCATGCCCCGTGGCTGCGCGACACCCTGCAGATCGCTGCGCTGAGCGTCGCCGGCCTGCTGCTCAGCGAACCCTTCTACGCGCTGCTGGCCCGCTCCGGCGGGCGTCTGTCGCTGCTGCTGGCGCTGGCCACCTGCGGCCTGATCACCCTGTTCCTGGTGGGCGTCGGCTCCGCTCCGGCGTTGCTGCGCCTGTTCAAACCGTCCCACAAGCCGAGTGTCTAG